Genomic segment of Veillonellales bacterium:
CGTCACTTAAATTTACTCTTGCCGCAAATGCATCAAACAGTTCCTGCGACCCTGGTTTCGCATAGGGAATTAACCCGATTGTTCCCACCTTCATTCTTAGATACGGCGTATAGGCAGGTACTATATCCGCTGTATTTTCATGTGTAAGACAAGACCACAACGTCGAATAAAAGCTGTGCGTATGAATAACTGCCTGTATTGAATCGCTCTTGGCAAATAAAATTTTATGGAGCGGCAGTTCCTTGCTTGGTGACAAACCGGAAAGTTGAACATCTTCTTCGGCAGCATTTACAAACGATGCTACAGTCAGGCTGCCAAAGCAAGTGCCGCTAGCCGTAACGTAGATCTTCCCTTTGTGTTTAAAGCTAAAATTGGCAGTAGAACCGGTCGTCCTCCCCCTGTCAAAAAGGCTTCTGGCAATCCAGACAGCAGTCGCTAATTTTTGTTGCAAGTCGTCATCCATACTATCACCCCCGCGTCATGTCCAACGCCCTTTGGAAAAAATCTTGCTGACCAAAATTGCCTGATTTCAGTACCAGCCGCAGTTTTTTACAGTTTAACGGTACCATAATGGGAACGCCGGGAGCTATACTCTCACCAATAATAAAACCATCCAGTCCCAAACCCATAATAACCGCACCAGCTGTTTCTCCACCAGCCACTACCAGCCGTGTGATATTATTGGCTACGGCGCGCTTGGCAATTTCAGCGATCAAACTTTCAAATAAGGCAGAGATTTTTTCCTGCCCAAGTTTTTTATTTTCTTGTACGACATCCGGGGTGTCGGAACTGTAAATCAATACCTCATGCCTTGAATTTACACAAACAAAATTCCATATATCTTCAACAGTTGCTTGTCCTTGCAAAAACTTGGACGGCTCGATCTTGTATGCCGCTCCGCCATGTTTTATGAATTCATTAATTTGCTCTAAAGTAGCCTTGGAACAACTTCCCGCCAGAACTATGCCCCGTCCCTTTGTTCCGCTTGTAATTCTATCTTCCTGGGGAAGCACACCGTCCTGCCGGTATTTGCGTCCTAACGCTGATAACAAGCCCGAACCACCGGTCAGCAGTTTAATGCTGCCGAATACCTCGATGATTTTTGCCGCGTCTTGTTCGGTAATATAGTCAGGAACAATATAAAAATGCTGCTGTTTTTCTGCAAATTTCGCTACGTACCGGAGAATTTCAGATTTTGGTTTCATCAGCTGCTGTTTATTAATCGACAAACATGGATACTTTCCCTGAGGTTCCATAAGCTTGGCAATCTCTGAGTCCCACATCGGATTCAGGGGATGGCTTTTCATATGACTTTGGTCTAACGGCACCCCGTCTACGTATAGCTTTCCATCTTTAACAATGCGTCGATTAACCGGCAGCGCCGGACATATCACAGTATACTGCTCTTGATAATCTTCCAGCGTGCTGTCTATAGTTGGTCCAATATTGCCGTCTTTTCGGGAATCAAAAGTGGAGCAATATTTGATGTAGAACTGCTTGGCTCCACGCTCAGCCAGCCAGCGAAATGCCTGCCGGGTATCAGACACTGCCGACTGCGGTTCCATATTACGTGTTTTCATGGCAATCACCACAGCGGAACAATCGCTGGT
This window contains:
- a CDS encoding class II aldolase/adducin family protein, whose translation is MDDDLQQKLATAVWIARSLFDRGRTTGSTANFSFKHKGKIYVTASGTCFGSLTVASFVNAAEEDVQLSGLSPSKELPLHKILFAKSDSIQAVIHTHSFYSTLWSCLTHENTADIVPAYTPYLRMKVGTIGLIPYAKPGSQELFDAFAARVNLSDGYLLQNHGLAVGGNSLMDAFFAAEELEESVKLAWHLRNEAASMIQRH
- the otnK gene encoding 3-oxo-tetronate kinase; translation: MSNANDKLLLGCVADDFTGASDAASFLVKEGINTILLNGVLKDVDITSDCSAVVIAMKTRNMEPQSAVSDTRQAFRWLAERGAKQFYIKYCSTFDSRKDGNIGPTIDSTLEDYQEQYTVICPALPVNRRIVKDGKLYVDGVPLDQSHMKSHPLNPMWDSEIAKLMEPQGKYPCLSINKQQLMKPKSEILRYVAKFAEKQQHFYIVPDYITEQDAAKIIEVFGSIKLLTGGSGLLSALGRKYRQDGVLPQEDRITSGTKGRGIVLAGSCSKATLEQINEFIKHGGAAYKIEPSKFLQGQATVEDIWNFVCVNSRHEVLIYSSDTPDVVQENKKLGQEKISALFESLIAEIAKRAVANNITRLVVAGGETAGAVIMGLGLDGFIIGESIAPGVPIMVPLNCKKLRLVLKSGNFGQQDFFQRALDMTRG